A single ANME-2 cluster archaeon DNA region contains:
- a CDS encoding DUF4391 domain-containing protein, producing the protein MFPESTIIGRKIPKISFYENVVLSSSIKKKFVEQIDKVVFTNKF; encoded by the coding sequence ATGTTCCCTGAAAGTACCATAATCGGAAGGAAGATACCTAAAATAAGCTTTTATGAGAATGTTGTCCTCAGCTCTTCTATTAAGAAAAAGTTTGTTGAGCAGATAGATAAAGTTGTCTTTACGAATAAGTTTT